The following proteins are encoded in a genomic region of Cyclonatronum proteinivorum:
- the clpB gene encoding ATP-dependent chaperone ClpB — MNLNKFTIKAQEALQAAFQKAADRQQQAVEPEHILAALLDDKEGLSLTLLKKAGIDPNYVIQKLGEHLAKLPTVKGASVSGQYPGNDTKALLDTAAKLASKMGDDYISSEHILLGIMEHNFTASRLLKDQGLTKDQVMNVLKEVRGSNRVDDPNAESRYQSLQKYTRDLNELAERNKLDPVIGRDQEIRRVMQILNRRTKNNPVLIGEPGVGKTAIAEGIALRIVTGDVPEDLKSKRIFSLDMGALIAGAKYRGEFEDRLKAVVKEVTEAAGEIILFIDEIHTLVGAGASEGAMDAANILKPALARGELRAIGATTLSEYRKFIEKDKALERRLQTVFVGEPSPEDTISILRGLKERYELHHGVRITDAAIISAAELSHRYISDRFLPDKAIDLIDEAASRLRIQIDSLPEELDSIERQIRQLEIEREAIKRENDTAKLEAIARELAALNEKQNSLKAHWSAERELIKKTQELKQAVETAKLEAERAERAGNYEKVAELRYGTVTQLERDLQLTKEQLAVQQKDKAMLKEEVDAEEIADIVSRWTGIPVSRMLQSERQKLIMMEEHLHKRVIGQDPAIEAVSNAVRRSRSGLQDEGRPVGSFIFLGSTGVGKTELARSLADYLFDDENAMVRIDMSEYMERHSVSRLIGAPPGYVGYDEGGQLTEAVRRKPYSVVLLDEIEKAHADVFNVLLQVLDEGRLTDNKGVTVNFTNTIIIMTSNIGSHLIQQRIEQKGGELDESEYERLQNELYAQLKQTIRPEFLNRIDDVIVFHPLGRDHLRKVVDIQLGRVHKLLQRNGVELRVPNSVKDWLAARGYDPTFGARPLKRLIQKEVVNELAKLLIRRSGEEKAVFDVHLSKTRDGLEFAEVIEDVEAWVE; from the coding sequence ATGAATCTCAATAAGTTTACCATCAAGGCACAAGAGGCGCTGCAGGCGGCGTTTCAGAAAGCGGCGGACCGTCAGCAGCAGGCGGTGGAGCCGGAGCATATTCTCGCGGCCCTGCTCGATGATAAGGAGGGTTTGAGCCTCACGCTGCTCAAGAAGGCGGGTATTGACCCGAATTATGTGATCCAAAAGCTGGGCGAGCATCTTGCGAAACTGCCGACCGTGAAGGGCGCCTCGGTTTCGGGTCAGTATCCCGGCAACGACACCAAGGCGCTGCTCGATACGGCGGCGAAGTTGGCGTCCAAAATGGGTGATGATTATATCAGCTCGGAGCACATCCTGCTCGGGATTATGGAGCACAATTTCACGGCCTCGCGGCTGCTGAAGGATCAGGGCCTGACCAAGGATCAGGTGATGAACGTGCTCAAGGAGGTGCGCGGCAGCAATCGGGTGGACGACCCGAATGCGGAAAGCCGGTATCAGTCGCTGCAGAAGTACACGCGCGACCTGAACGAGCTGGCCGAGCGCAACAAGCTTGATCCGGTGATTGGCCGCGATCAGGAAATCCGGCGGGTGATGCAGATTCTAAACCGACGGACGAAGAACAATCCCGTGCTGATTGGCGAGCCGGGCGTGGGTAAAACCGCCATCGCGGAAGGTATCGCGCTGCGGATTGTGACCGGCGACGTGCCCGAGGACCTCAAGAGCAAGCGGATTTTCTCCCTTGATATGGGCGCGCTCATTGCCGGCGCGAAGTACCGCGGGGAGTTCGAAGACCGCCTCAAAGCGGTGGTGAAGGAAGTGACCGAAGCCGCCGGGGAGATCATCCTGTTTATTGATGAAATCCACACGCTTGTGGGCGCGGGCGCCTCTGAGGGCGCGATGGATGCGGCCAACATCCTGAAGCCGGCTCTTGCGCGGGGCGAGCTGCGCGCGATCGGGGCAACGACCCTGAGCGAGTACCGGAAGTTCATCGAAAAAGACAAGGCGCTTGAACGGCGTCTGCAAACGGTGTTTGTGGGTGAGCCGAGCCCGGAGGATACGATTTCCATCCTGCGGGGCCTCAAGGAGCGCTACGAGCTGCATCACGGGGTGCGGATCACCGACGCGGCCATTATTTCGGCGGCGGAGCTTTCGCACCGCTACATTTCGGACCGTTTCCTGCCCGATAAGGCGATTGACCTGATTGATGAGGCGGCCTCGCGGCTGCGCATCCAAATTGATTCGCTGCCCGAGGAGCTCGACAGCATTGAGCGTCAGATTCGTCAGCTCGAGATTGAGCGGGAAGCCATCAAACGCGAAAACGACACCGCGAAGCTCGAAGCCATCGCCCGTGAGCTTGCGGCCCTGAACGAGAAGCAGAACAGCCTGAAAGCGCACTGGTCCGCCGAGCGCGAGCTGATCAAAAAAACGCAGGAGCTGAAGCAGGCCGTCGAAACCGCGAAGCTTGAGGCCGAGCGCGCCGAACGTGCGGGCAACTACGAGAAAGTAGCCGAGCTCCGCTACGGCACGGTCACACAGCTTGAGCGGGATTTGCAGCTGACCAAAGAACAGCTTGCGGTGCAGCAAAAAGACAAGGCCATGCTCAAGGAGGAAGTCGATGCTGAAGAAATCGCCGACATTGTCAGCCGCTGGACGGGCATCCCCGTGAGCCGCATGCTGCAAAGCGAGCGGCAGAAGCTCATCATGATGGAGGAACACCTGCACAAACGCGTGATCGGGCAGGATCCGGCGATCGAGGCGGTCTCAAATGCGGTGCGGCGCTCGCGTTCCGGACTGCAGGATGAAGGGCGACCGGTCGGTTCGTTCATCTTCCTCGGCTCAACCGGCGTGGGCAAGACCGAGCTTGCGCGCAGCCTTGCCGATTACCTCTTCGACGACGAGAACGCGATGGTACGCATCGACATGAGCGAGTACATGGAACGGCACAGCGTGAGCCGCCTCATCGGGGCGCCTCCGGGCTATGTGGGCTACGACGAAGGCGGTCAGCTCACCGAGGCCGTGCGCCGCAAGCCCTACTCGGTAGTGCTGTTAGATGAAATCGAAAAAGCGCATGCTGATGTCTTCAACGTGCTCCTGCAGGTGCTCGATGAGGGCCGCCTGACCGACAACAAGGGCGTGACCGTGAACTTCACGAACACCATCATCATCATGACGAGCAACATCGGTTCGCACCTGATTCAGCAGCGGATTGAGCAAAAAGGCGGCGAGCTCGATGAAAGCGAGTACGAGCGCCTGCAAAACGAGCTCTACGCGCAGCTCAAGCAGACGATACGTCCGGAGTTCCTGAACCGCATTGATGACGTGATTGTGTTCCATCCGCTGGGTCGCGATCACCTGCGCAAGGTGGTGGATATTCAACTCGGGCGCGTACACAAGCTGTTGCAGCGCAACGGTGTCGAGCTTCGGGTGCCCAACAGCGTGAAGGACTGGCTCGCGGCACGTGGCTACGACCCGACCTTCGGCGCGCGCCCCCTCAAGCGCCTGATTCAGAAGGAAGTCGTGAACGAGCTCGCGAAGCTGCTCATCCGCCGCAGCGGCGAGGAAAAGGCCGTCTTCGACGTGCACCTGAGCAAAACCCGCGACGGACTCGAATTCGCGGAAGTCATTGAAGATGTGGAGGCCTGGGTCGAGTAA
- a CDS encoding tetratricopeptide repeat protein, with amino-acid sequence MKTITHALDDFIYQLFPDVTEGDRQALQAAMEAYFGRAGKHPAFVFEEQSVILTLGGEFPESDEEKYGLATELFEKKDYEACIQILKEMVEETPWEIEPYAMLCFVCSLTDKFDLCIEVANDGLKWHPENTSFLHIAGNAYAEGNKDFETALNYYIKAHSLNPDDALPLRHIPAYLFQCNRHDEAYGYIEKLIEIDPDDHLGYQMKGLYYFFEKDYLSCFMNITEALRKADVYRKSGQDPDRDPVDSDVLVKMAAKSAENYSEGVDWDDFTDKIKDEMVSKLGVDIRFDLYEEENPEFMPGLERAAAHGRDYHLIRYMDSKFTSLYMMMSQLIHLEFSEAAVKDSVYRVFSLPLDKVFKYVGRFTKFFAKKARRSDLDQFEENLFSAVRLLQLTVTETALFVIINETLYQRYKTFRPFLFITLKAKIDYLIYEFNKNDFSKNLPADMMSVLNMYHLVYVLHFKKLFGVDYLKDFRFKKHELNRAIVWFDEALGLFRKREPGEEFDLIEFWAEDVKLDRYLEIREVRG; translated from the coding sequence ATGAAGACGATTACGCACGCGCTGGATGATTTTATTTATCAGTTATTTCCGGATGTGACCGAGGGGGATAGGCAGGCTTTGCAAGCGGCTATGGAAGCCTATTTTGGCCGGGCCGGAAAACATCCGGCGTTCGTGTTTGAGGAGCAATCCGTCATCCTCACCCTCGGAGGTGAGTTCCCCGAATCTGATGAGGAAAAGTATGGTTTGGCAACGGAATTATTTGAAAAAAAGGATTATGAAGCCTGTATTCAGATCCTGAAGGAGATGGTGGAAGAAACGCCCTGGGAAATTGAGCCTTATGCCATGTTATGTTTTGTGTGCTCGCTTACCGATAAATTTGATTTGTGTATCGAGGTTGCGAATGATGGCTTGAAATGGCACCCGGAAAATACATCATTTTTACACATTGCGGGAAATGCTTATGCAGAAGGTAATAAGGACTTTGAAACGGCACTCAACTATTATATAAAGGCACATAGCTTAAACCCTGATGATGCGTTGCCGCTTCGTCACATCCCAGCTTATCTGTTTCAATGCAATCGGCATGATGAGGCCTATGGGTATATCGAAAAGCTGATTGAAATTGATCCTGATGATCATTTAGGATACCAAATGAAGGGTCTGTATTATTTTTTTGAAAAGGATTATTTAAGCTGTTTTATGAATATTACTGAAGCACTTCGAAAAGCTGATGTGTATCGTAAGTCTGGTCAGGATCCTGACCGTGATCCTGTTGATTCTGATGTACTTGTAAAAATGGCTGCGAAGAGCGCCGAAAACTATAGCGAGGGGGTTGATTGGGATGACTTTACAGACAAGATTAAGGACGAGATGGTATCAAAACTTGGTGTTGATATACGTTTTGATCTTTATGAGGAAGAAAACCCGGAATTTATGCCGGGACTGGAGCGGGCAGCTGCTCATGGAAGGGACTATCATCTTATCCGGTACATGGACAGCAAATTCACGTCTTTATATATGATGATGTCTCAGTTAATACACCTCGAGTTTTCTGAGGCAGCCGTGAAAGATTCGGTCTACAGGGTGTTTTCTTTACCTCTTGACAAGGTGTTCAAATATGTTGGTAGGTTCACGAAGTTTTTTGCAAAAAAAGCAAGAAGAAGTGACTTAGATCAATTTGAGGAAAATCTGTTTTCGGCTGTAAGGTTACTGCAACTAACCGTTACGGAAACAGCTCTGTTCGTAATTATCAACGAAACCTTATACCAACGCTATAAGACGTTCAGGCCTTTTCTTTTTATAACCCTTAAGGCTAAGATTGATTATCTTATTTATGAATTTAATAAAAATGATTTTTCGAAAAATTTGCCGGCGGACATGATGTCGGTTCTCAATATGTATCACCTGGTGTATGTGCTGCATTTTAAGAAGCTTTTTGGTGTTGATTACCTGAAGGATTTTCGGTTTAAAAAACACGAGCTTAACAGGGCGATAGTGTGGTTTGACGAAGCGCTGGGGCTGTTTCGTAAGCGGGAACCGGGAGAGGAGTTTGATCTGATTGAGTTCTGGGCGGAGGATGTGAAATTGGACCGTTATTTGGAAATCAGGGAGGTGCGGGGGTAG
- the ggt gene encoding gamma-glutamyltransferase, with the protein MPMQAMRTLFLISSVFLTLIFLLMFNETADAQFDRLNEHFITRSEVVAANGMVATSHPLAAQVGLQILMQGGNAIDAAIATNAAMGLMEPTGNGIGGDLFAILWHEESQQLYAINASGRSPLGLSYEQLMAELEAMEETRIPPSSLLSVSVPGAIDGWFELHERFGSLPMADILAPSVHYAENGFPVPEVIADAWRRSARILANRVGAFIETFTIDGRGPEKGEIMRNPDLGNTYRLLGEQGRDVFYRGEIARKIDAFMREHGGYLRFEDFDQHRSEWIETLSTTYRGYEVHQIGQNNQGTAVLQMLNILEGYDLSEMGFNSPEALHLMIEAKKLAFEDRAKFYSDPDFNDLPFERLISKEYAAERRALISDRALERVTSGIEGLRDGGTIFLTTADREGNMVSLIQSNFRGMGTGFVVPGTGFSFQNRGELFSLDPAHPNVYEPGKRPFHTIIPGFVMKDGKPWFTLGVMGGEFQPMGHVQILVNMIDFGMNVQEASDAIRWLHTNSTEPTEAWGDYLKDGGLVRFESDIDPAIVEALRAMGHKVEIGGGFYGRFQGILRNHELGVYVGGSESRADGQAVGY; encoded by the coding sequence ATGCCCATGCAAGCTATGCGCACACTTTTCCTGATTTCGTCTGTTTTCCTCACCCTCATTTTCCTCCTTATGTTTAATGAAACGGCCGATGCGCAGTTTGACCGCCTGAACGAGCATTTTATAACCCGCAGCGAAGTTGTTGCCGCAAACGGCATGGTCGCAACGAGCCATCCCCTTGCGGCGCAGGTCGGCCTGCAAATCCTGATGCAGGGCGGCAACGCGATTGATGCGGCGATTGCAACGAATGCTGCGATGGGACTGATGGAGCCGACCGGAAACGGCATCGGCGGCGACCTGTTCGCGATTTTATGGCACGAGGAATCGCAGCAGCTCTACGCGATTAACGCAAGCGGGCGCTCGCCCCTCGGGCTCTCCTACGAGCAGCTTATGGCCGAACTCGAGGCGATGGAAGAAACCCGCATCCCGCCTTCATCTCTGCTCTCTGTTTCCGTGCCCGGCGCGATTGACGGCTGGTTCGAGCTGCACGAGCGCTTCGGGAGCCTGCCGATGGCCGACATCCTCGCGCCCTCTGTGCACTATGCGGAAAACGGTTTCCCTGTGCCGGAGGTCATCGCTGACGCCTGGCGCCGCAGTGCGCGCATCCTCGCCAACCGCGTCGGAGCCTTCATCGAGACCTTCACCATCGACGGACGCGGTCCTGAAAAAGGGGAGATCATGCGGAATCCTGACCTCGGCAATACCTACCGGCTGCTCGGCGAGCAGGGCCGCGATGTGTTCTACCGCGGGGAAATCGCGCGCAAAATTGACGCTTTCATGCGTGAGCACGGCGGCTATCTCCGCTTCGAAGATTTCGATCAGCACCGCTCCGAATGGATCGAAACCCTCAGCACAACCTACCGCGGCTACGAAGTCCATCAGATCGGGCAAAACAATCAGGGCACCGCGGTGCTGCAAATGCTCAACATTCTGGAAGGCTACGACTTATCCGAAATGGGCTTCAACAGTCCGGAGGCGCTGCATCTGATGATCGAAGCCAAGAAGCTCGCCTTCGAAGACCGCGCGAAATTTTACTCCGACCCCGATTTTAACGATCTGCCCTTTGAGCGCCTCATCAGCAAAGAGTACGCGGCGGAGCGGCGCGCCCTCATCAGCGACCGCGCCCTTGAGCGGGTCACGAGCGGCATCGAAGGCCTGCGCGACGGCGGTACGATTTTTCTCACAACGGCTGACCGCGAGGGCAACATGGTCTCCCTGATTCAGAGCAATTTCCGTGGCATGGGCACCGGTTTTGTGGTGCCCGGCACGGGCTTCAGTTTCCAGAACCGGGGCGAGCTGTTCTCCCTCGATCCCGCACACCCCAATGTTTACGAGCCCGGCAAACGGCCCTTTCACACCATCATCCCCGGCTTCGTGATGAAAGACGGCAAGCCCTGGTTCACCCTCGGCGTGATGGGCGGCGAATTTCAGCCGATGGGTCATGTGCAGATTTTGGTCAACATGATTGATTTCGGCATGAACGTGCAGGAAGCAAGCGACGCCATCCGCTGGCTGCACACCAACTCGACCGAGCCCACCGAAGCCTGGGGCGACTACCTCAAAGACGGCGGCCTCGTGCGCTTCGAAAGCGATATCGATCCTGCAATCGTCGAAGCCCTGCGCGCGATGGGGCACAAAGTCGAAATCGGCGGCGGCTTCTACGGCCGCTTTCAGGGCATCCTGCGCAATCACGAGCTCGGCGTATATGTGGGCGGAAGCGAGTCGCGCGCGGATGGTCAGGCGGTGGGGTACTGA